CGATGTCCATCTTGGGCGCTTTGATTGGCGTGCCACTGATGACGATTGTAGGCCTGTTGCTGGTGCGGCTTTACACCGAACTGCTCATTGTGATTTTCCGCATCAACGATACCCTCACCGACATCAAGAACCTGTTGGAAGAGCGCCGACAGGCCTGAGTGAAAGCGGGGCGCTCTCTCGCGCCTGCGCGGGGGAGCGCCCTGTCGCGGGGGCGAGGTAACGGCAAGGCAAATCCGAAGGAGGCTTCTTTGATCAAGCCATTGGCAGGCAAACGGGTGGTTTTGGGGGTTTGTGGTTCTGTGGCGGTCTACAAGGCCGCTTTTGTGGCTTCGCGGCTGGCACAATTAGGTGCAACAGTCACCACCGTGTTGACCGACGCGGGGGCGCGTTTTGTGGCGCCGCTGACCTTTCAGTCGGTGACCGGCGCGCCAGCCTACACAGATGCTGACTTGTGGGGGCAGGGAGGGCACGTGCTGCATGTGGGGCTGGGGCACGCGGCCGATCTGGTGGTGATTGCCCCTGCCACGGCCAACACCCTCGCCAAACTGGCCCACGGCCAGGCCGACAACCTCCTGACACTGACCGCCCTCAGCACCACCGCCCCCCTCCTCATCGCCCCGGCGATGGACGGCGGCATGTTCGCCCACCCCACCACCCAGGCCAACCTGGAAACGCTGAAGGCGCGCGGCGCGCATATCCTTGGCCCGGCGGAAGGCCACCTGGCTTCCGGCCTGACGGGCAAGGGGCGTATGGTGGAACCGGAGGCTATCATCGGCCAGGCGCGCTACCTGTTGACCCGCTCAGGCCCCTTGCAGGGGAAGCACGTTGTCGTCACCGCGGGGGGGACGCAAGAGCCCATTGACCCCGTGCGCGTGGTCGCCAACCGCTCTTCCGGCAAGCAAGGGTTCGCATTGGCGCAGGCCGCGCTGGATTTCGGTGCAGAAGTGACCCTGGTCAGCGGCCCCACGGCTCTGCCGACGCCCGGCGGCGCCCGGCGGGTGGACGTGCGCA
This portion of the Chloroflexota bacterium genome encodes:
- a CDS encoding DUF4282 domain-containing protein; the protein is MNWKDFLAFRRMVTPIIIQVIFWIGVVGVILGGIVGFFSMLITGISQGEAMSILGALIGVPLMTIVGLLLVRLYTELLIVIFRINDTLTDIKNLLEERRQA